In Natranaerovirga hydrolytica, one DNA window encodes the following:
- a CDS encoding YerC/YecD family TrpR-related protein, whose protein sequence is MSKNIRTEAVDQLFNAVLHLENLEECYAFFEDICTVNEILSLAQRFEVAKMLREQKTYLEIAEKTGASTATISRVNRSLNYGNDGYDMVFERMKK, encoded by the coding sequence ATGAGTAAAAATATAAGAACAGAGGCTGTAGATCAGCTCTTTAATGCGGTGTTGCATTTAGAGAACTTAGAGGAATGCTATGCCTTTTTTGAAGATATTTGTACAGTTAATGAAATTTTATCGTTGGCACAACGATTTGAAGTGGCAAAGATGTTAAGAGAACAAAAAACCTATCTAGAAATTGCTGAAAAGACAGGTGCGTCAACAGCAACCATTAGTCGTGTGAATCGTTCCCTTAATTACGGTAATGATGGCTATGATATGGTATTTGAAAGAATGAAAAAATAA